From the Purpureocillium takamizusanense chromosome 6, complete sequence genome, one window contains:
- a CDS encoding uncharacterized protein (EggNog:ENOG503P0RH~COG:B), protein MAGAPAEDQAGSAPRPSSQSQAQTDHHPPHQIAPPPPPPPPLQTTSQPHLLRPTPEKKRRRPALACEQCRSRKIKCDRSSPCGHCTKARIASCTYAPTHIPASRSSNKSKRPLASKAASPPPPRDPASSAAPTPQPALPQQRLIVPAAEGSATSTTTRIHADASGILPETKSRLGGLAMVLPSNTSASSAPSSKAGSASDTSNVDWLVARVHELEEKLANVVHITSKHDTARNERPEPPLGGTVSKTRYFGTSHWINVIDLLPTEFAILGRAEVEKTDVYHALVKCKALARRIKQLRYRPLSSDKLGKQIPPRSVADQLVDNYLRTFEGVLRIVHVPSFRADYERYWQNPDAANDAFVMQMQLCMALGAVMYDDFFSMRATAVQWIQEAQLWLMLPPEKSRMTIAAIQIGCLLVLAKSVCGVGPDLTWIACGSLVRKAMYMGLHRDPSRLGKMTTFRAEIRRRLWATILELNLQSAFESGGSPLVKQSEYDTLAPANIDDELLGDETDGERPIEEPPEVPTQTSVQIAVYKSLPLRLDLLKKANDFGRGQSYEEVLRLNSELTKACRELSQRLLSLRSKAKSHPAAQISTFHISMAELYLYRFFHALHQTVIAKSFDDHRYYFSRRMCLDSALKLMHIYGISGSHPLHPAEGFAEFRRIITSGSGMFRYIPVQALFYIGVELIHQKKGQSTSLGYLPSLGDSDLRSCMEKAMSWTIDRVRSGETNIKVHCFLAAALGHVDALTAGLDETSINEVISSRATDSALRCLEALKEVAEREGVPAEEEEAEIDKVGDVTDMQLDWMEDWAWDNAVELPWQQWSQGAFDGSPAVQPDQFLGP, encoded by the exons ATGGCGGGTGCACCAGCTGAAGATCAGGCGGGCTCCGCCCCTCGACCCTCATCTCAGTCTCAAGCCCAGACAGATCATCACCCACCACACCAAatcgcaccaccaccaccaccaccaccaccactgcagACAACATCACAACCTCACCTGCTGCGGCCCACTCCCGAAAAgaagcgccgtcgcccggcccTCGCCTGTGAGCAatgccgcagccgcaagATCAAGTGCGACCGCAGCTCGCCCTGCGGCCACTGCACCAAGGCCCGCATCGCCAGCTGCACCTACGCACCCACCCACATCCCCGCCTCAAGATCGTCTAACAAGTCGAAGCGGCCCCTGGCGTCCAAGGCCGCtagtccgccgccgccgcgggatccggcctcgtccgctgccccgacgccgcagccggcccTGCCCCAGCAGCGTCTGATAGtgccggccgccgagggcagcgcAACAAGCACCACGACAAGGATCCACGCAGATGCCAGTGGCATCCTGCCCGAGACGAAAAGCAGGCtaggcggcctcgccatggtCTTGCCGTCCAacacgtcggcgtcgagcgcgccctcCTCAAAGGCCGGCTCGGCCTCTGACACGTCCAATGTCGACTGGCTCGTAGCCAGGGTCCATGAACTCGAAGAGAAACTTGCCAATGTCGTCCACATCACCAGCAAGCACGACACGGCGCGCAATGAGCGGCCCGAGCCCCCCTTGGGCGGTACCGTCTCCAAGACGAGGTACTTTGGCACGAGCCACTGGATCAACGTTATAGACTTG CTCCCCACCGAGTTCGCCATCCTCGGTCGTGCAGAGGTCGAAAAGACTGACGTCTATCATGCCCTCGTCAAGTGCAAggccctcgcccgtcgcATCAAGCAGCTGCGCTACCGCCCTCTGTCCTCCGACAAGTTGGGCAAGCAGATCCCGCCTCGATCTGTTGCAGACCAGCTTGTCGACAACTATCTGCGCACCTTTGAAGGCGTCCTCCGCATCGTTCATGTACCGTCGTTTCGCGCCGACTACGAGCGCTACTGGCAGAATCCCGATGCCGCGAACGACGCCTTTGTCATGCAGATGCAGCTCTGCATGGCCTTGGGCGCCGTCATGTACGATGACTTCTTTAGCATGAGGGCCACGGCTGTTCAGTGGATTCAAGAGGCCCAGCTGTGGCTCATGCTTCCTCCCGAGAAGAGCAGGATGACCATTGCCGCTATTCAAATAGGATGCCTTTTGGTCCTGGCCAAATCCGTCTGTGGCGTCGGACCTGATCTCACATGGATCGCGTGTGGCTCGCTCGTCCGGAAAGCCATGTACATGGGCTTGCATAGGGATCCCAGCCGCCTCGGGAAGATGACGACGTTTCGGGCGGAGATCCGGCGACGTCTCTGGGCCACCATTCTGGAGCTCAATCTCCAAAGCGCCTTTGAATCAGGTGGCTCTCCGTTGGTAAAGCAGTCCGAATACGACACACTCGCCCCCGCCAACAttgacgacgagcttctcggtGATGAGACGGACGGCGAGCGACCAATTGAAGAGCCACCCGAGGTCCCGACCCAGACTTCGGTGCAGATTGCAGTCTACAAATCCCTTCCTCTCCGTCTCGATCTCCTTAAAAAGGCCAACGACTTTGGCCGTGGCCAGTCCTACGAGGAGGTGCTTCGACTCAACTCGGAGCTAACAAAGGCCTGCCGAGAGCTCTCTCAGAGGCTGCTGTCGCTCCGAAGCAAGGCGAAAAGCCACCCGGCGGCCCAGATTAGCACCTTTCACATATCCATGGCCGAGCTGTATTTGTACCGCTTCTTCCACGCCCTGCACCAGACGGTGATTGCCAAGTCCTTTGACGATCATCGGTACTACTTCTCCCGCAGGATGTGTCTCGACAGCGCGCTCAAGCTCATGCACATCTACGGCATTTCCGGCTCGCACCCCCTGCATCCCGCCGAGGGCTTTGCCGAATTTCGTCGCATCATTACGAGTGGGTCGGGCATGTTTCGCTACATCCCAGTGCAAGCGCTCTTCTacatcggcgtcgagcttATTCACCAGAAAAAGGGCCAGTCAACCAGCCTGGGCTATCTGCCATCTCTCGGAGACTCGGACCTCCGCTCTTGCATGGAAAAGGCTATGTCATGGACCATTGATCGTGTGCGTTCAGGCGAGACTAACATCAAGGTGCACTGCTTCCTTGCGGCGGCCCTGGGTCACGTCGATGCGCTCACCGCTGGACTGGATGAGACGTCCATCAACGAAGTTATTTCATCTCGTGCGACGGACTCGGCTCTCCGGTGTCTGGAGGCTCTCAAGGAGGTGGCCGAGCGGGAGGGCGTtccggccgaggaggaagaggccgaaATCGACAAGGTGGGAGATGTCACGGACATGCAGCTGGACTGGATGGAGGACTGGGCCTGGGACAACGCAGTGGAGTTGCCATGGCAGCAGTGGTCGCAGGGTGCCTTTGATGGCTCGCCAGCCGTGCAACCGGACCAGTTTCTAGGTCCGTaa
- a CDS encoding uncharacterized protein (SECRETED:SignalP(1-21~SECRETED:cutsite=SKA-RV~SECRETED:prob=0.6325)~EggNog:ENOG503PI73), with protein sequence MARLNMAVMMALAYLATQSKARVAPAEQPTTTTTTGCITTMTVTYSRLSTPPYWPQCSFDGTERIYTSTVTETHSIDCHGCHQVAVRGWPELHCPAMIITASVTEATPSTKHKTVCAASW encoded by the coding sequence ATGGCTCGACTGAATATGGCTGTCATGATGGCTTTGGCCTACCTCGCAACGCAGAGCAAAGCACGAGTCGCGCCGGCTGAacagccgacgacgacgacgacgaccggatgcatcaccaccatgacGGTGACGTACTCACGactgtcgacgccgccgtacTGGCCGCAGTGCTCATTCGACGGGACGGAGCGCATCTACACGTCAACAGTGACGGAGACGCACTCGATCGACTGCCACGGGTGCCATCAGGTGGCGGTACGGGGCTGGCCTGAGTTGCACTGCCCGGCCATGATTATCACGGCGTCggtgacggaggcgacgccTTCGACGAAGCATAAGACGGTGTGTGCGGCGAGTTGGTAG
- a CDS encoding uncharacterized protein (COG:E~EggNog:ENOG503P7IA) has translation MPADFGNQSYWRERFTHETQFEWLLPSADFMAMLQPHLDRLDPSSARILHLGSGTSDLATHLRGRGFLDVLNVDYEPLAAERGRDLERRAFGDVRMRYAVADATQLGSGSDGVDPRARFDLVVDKSTVDAVSCAGGEALARMARGVRQRLADGAAWISLSYSSRRFDDVEHLPFDVEVIARVPTPKLSPADPDVYHCCYLMTPK, from the coding sequence ATGCCCGCCGACTTTGGCAACCAGAGCTACTGGCGCGAGCGCTTCACCCACGAAACGCAGTTCGAGTGGCTCCTCCCCTCGGCCGACTTCATGGCCATGCTGCAGCCGCACCTCGACCGCCTggacccgtcgtcggcgcgcatCCTGCACCTGGGCTCCGGGACGAGCGACCTGGCGACGCAcctgcgcgggcgcggcttCCTCGACGTGCTCAACGTCGACTACGAGCccctcgcggcggagcgCGGCCGGgacctcgagcgccgcgccttTGGCGACGTGCGGATGCGctacgccgtcgccgacgccacgcagctgggcagcggcagcgacggcgtcgacccgcgcgcccgcttcgacctcgtcgtcgacaagagcaccgtcgacgccgtgtcgtgcgccggcggggaggccctcgcccgcatggcccgcggcgtgcgccagcggctcgccgacggcgcggcctgGATCTCCCTCAGCtactcgtcgcggcgcttcgacgacgtcgagcacctgcccttcgacgtcgaggtcatcgCCCGCGTCCCGACGCCCAAGCTGAGCCCGGCGGACCCGGACGTGTACCACTGCTGCTACCTGATGACGCCCAAGTGA
- a CDS encoding uncharacterized protein (TransMembrane:12 (i110-131o151-170i182-198o210-228i240-261o273-294i368-388o400-421i433-453o459-484i496-517o529-547i)~COG:P~EggNog:ENOG503NW40), giving the protein MNIPDGHDKPVAQACVSHEDSQPSAAAPPTILLNPLERMSDAALLADAEGFVAAHGLGGEHREAFRKGALLAKTHNWPAGFEAVDELTPEDKAALRYEEAHKWSSAPRMLYLLCALCAGCAIVQGMDQTVINGAQSFYFDEFAITDKLLQGLVNGSPYAAAALVGCWLNAPLNNRWGRRGTIALSCFLAFVTAIWQAVSTTWTSLLAARFVLGLAVGAKSATTPVYAAECAPKTIRGALTMMWQMWTAFGIMLGLVVSIAFQNLDVLGRNSQWRWMVGVTAVPPLVVGLLVYAMPESPRWYMDKGRYPDAFRSMCKLRKHDVQAARDMYLAHKLMSASQGNGGAAKSGWQLFKEFFTVRRNRRAAQSAWFCMLMQQFCGVNVIAYYSTKIFVDAGYSRENAMLVSFGCGACNFLGAIPAIFTIDRYGRRQLLLLTFPAMALFLFWTGSSFLIADTGTRLASVVASLYCFMVLYSPGLGPVPFTYSAEAFPLHIRAVGMSSATAITWAFNFLISFTWPEMMDKFTAAGGFYWYASWNLFGFVFAYFLVPETKNRTLEELDAVFSVRNRDHARHYMRRLEQCWARMLGRDVEPLPPLYGSLSIAEKRT; this is encoded by the exons ATGAACATACCAGACGGACACGACAAGCCGGTGGCGCAGGCGTGCGTCTCGCACGAGGACTCCCagccgtcggcagcggcaccgcccACGATCCTCCTCAACCCCCTCGAGCGCATgtccgacgccgcgctgctcgccgacgccgagggcttCGTGGCCGCCCACGGGCTGGGCGGGGAGCACCGCGAGGCGTTCCGCAagggcgcgctgctggccaagacgcacaactggccggccggcttcgaggccgtcgacgagctcacgcccgaggacaaggcggcgctgcggtACGAGGAGGCCCACAAgtggtcgtcggcgccgcgcatgcTGTACCTGCTGTGCGCCCTGTGTGCCGGGTGCGCCATTGTGCAGGGCATGGACCAGACGGTCATAAACGGCGCGCAG TCGTTCTACTTTGACGAGTTTGCCATCACAGACAAGCTcctgcagggcctcgtcAACGGGTCCCCctacgcggcggcggccctcgtcggctGCTGGCTCAACGCGCCGCTCAACAACCGCtggggccggcgcggcaccATCGCCTTGTCGTGCTTCCTGGCCTTTGTCACGGCGATATGGCAGGCCGTGTCCACGACGTGGACGTccctgctggcggcgcgcttcgTCCTGGGCCTCGCCGTGGGCGCAAAgtcggccacgacgcccgtcTACGCCGCCGAGTGCGCCCCCAAGACGATCCGCGGCGCCCTCACCATGATGTGGCAGATGTGGACCGCCTTTGGCATCatgctcggcctcgtcgtctccatcGCCTTCCAGAACCTCGACGTCCTGGGGCGCAACTCCCAGTGGCGCTGGATGgtcggcgtcaccgccgtcccgcccctcgtcgtcggcctgctcgtctACGCCATGCCCGAGAGCCCCCGCTGGTACATGGACAAGGGCAGGTATCCCGACGCCTTTCGCTCCATGTGCAAGCTCCGCAAGCACGAcgtccaggccgcccgcgacatGTACCTGGCGCACAAGCTGATGAGCGCCTCTCagggcaatggcggcgcggccaagtCGGGCTGGCAGCTGTTCAAGGAGTTTTTCACCGTCCGCCGCAACCGCCGAGCCGCGCAGAGCGCCTGGTTCTGCATG CTGATGCAACAATTCTGTGGTG TCAACGTCATTGCCTACTACAGCACCAAAatcttcgtcgacgccggctACTCGCGCGAAAACGCCATGCTCGTCTCCtttggctgcggcgcctgcaACTTCCTGGGCGCCATCCCCGCCATCTTCACCATCGACCGCtacggccggcggcagctcctgctcctgaccttccccgccatggccctgtTCCTCTTCTGGACGGGGTCGAGCTTCCTCATCGCCGACACGGgcacgcgcctcgcctccgtcgTGGCCAGCCTCTACTGCTTCATGGTCCTCTACTCGCCGGGCCTCGGCCCCGTGCCCTTTACCTACAGCGCCGAGGCGTTCCCCCTGCACATCCGCGCCGTGGGCAtgtcctcggccacggccatcaCCTGGGCCTTTAACTTCCTCATCAGCTTCACCTGGCCCGAGATGATGGACAAgttcaccgccgccggcgggttCTACTGGTACGCCTCGTGGAACCTCTTTGGCTTCGTCTTTGCCTACTTCCTCGTGCCCGAGACCAAGAACcgcacgctcgaggagctcgacgccgtgttTAGCGTGCGCAACCGTGACCACGCCCGCCACTACATGCGTAGGCTGGAGCAGTGCTGGGCGCGGATGCTCGGCCGTGACGTCGagcccctgccgccgctgtaCGGGTCCCTTTCCATCGCGGAGAAGCGGACATAG
- a CDS encoding uncharacterized protein (SECRETED:SignalP(1-22~SECRETED:cutsite=VSA-SL~SECRETED:prob=0.5656)~EggNog:ENOG503P9VA), translated as MAPSLFHLLATALVGSLFYVSASLRLEHGAFIDSPNFVHKHPGYSENETKCPRKIMGRLRGTWGPTSTTYTATATHTRHVNCGPCTPARFARLHFGPGPQILYTTTVTATTPYTTTVLACNAGQLPRETAPPTH; from the coding sequence atgGCCCCGTCCCTGTTCCATCtcctcgccacggccctCGTGGGCTCTCTCTTCTACGTGTCGGCCAGCCTTCGCCTAGAACACGGCGCCTTCATCGACTCCCCAAACTTCGTCCACAAACACCCCGGCTACAGCGAGAACGAGACCAAATGCCCTCGCAAGATCATGGGCAGGCTCCGCGGCACCTGGGGCCCGACCAGCACCACCTacaccgccacggccacgcaCACCCGCCACGTCAATTGCGGGCCCTGCACCCCGGCCCGCTTTGCCCGCCTTCACTTCGGCCCTGGGCCCCAGATTCTCTACACtaccaccgtcaccgccaccaccccttACACCACCACCGTATTGGCGTGCAACGCCGGGCAGTTGCCCCGTGaaaccgcgccgcccacccactGA
- a CDS encoding uncharacterized protein (COG:S~EggNog:ENOG503NVVC) has product MTSLTPTSSPSTRATGALQICDGTGQAATNAAGKPTSSNCATTRHAMLQTAKDTLAVLQPLADEVGLLLDGMRDRVKSVQTTGLPALLRDLNKTQLSLEQMRSDLATPLDDPTLKALGRRLEVCTIDASHGRTKWDIIKRCKSLVAVNQSFQGSDRDARKREIARMAGLRGREKQRLHRTLKELAKIQVDVVDRGAEWLDVRTLQPDRLARQMTDSGWGWGEHSVGDDIDPSEWEDVPLARQVRRLAAAALMNRHEYRVPRVRVVLTNISRRTSNDVDAFLGQLSRIDPAVQVVFEDQDGDFLQQPSPPLTEAIKSLLGSELDGLTQTLNLDHTVLVDLISDITHLRLQPQPWQEETTRTQIVEENQSEGGVMARTLYPILDGRTLVCTKEAAEHFHEVLKTVGTSTERERGRLLVPFDDETRLMSDAAHVGRGNSLTVRATIYTPAPGHGADARPCPRARLGLALDGARRLRGPTAARGTRRGALRELQELQAVHVHAWVGDGRGDGDIEQGGARADLHLGGSESAGRERLRAAHLESRCHEESARQERDPTGRHAART; this is encoded by the coding sequence ATGACGAGTCTGACACcaacatcatcgccatcgacgcgGGCAACGGGCGCCTTGCAAATTTGTGACGGCACCGGGCAAGCAGCCACGAATGCTGCAGGCAAGCCGACGTCCTCCAACTGTGCCACGACTCGCCATGCCATGTTGCAGACGGCGAAAGACACGCTCGCCGTGCTACAGCCCCTCGCAGACGAGGTTGGGCTACTCCTTGATGGCATGAGAGACAGGGTCAAGTCGGTGCAGACAACAGGGCTCCCTGCATTGCTACGAGACCTGAACAAGACGCAGCTCTCTCTCGAGCAGATGCGTTCTGACCTCGCGACACCTCTAGATGACCCAACCCTCAAGGCCCTCGGCCGGAGGCTCGAAGTCTGCACCATCGACGCGTCCCACGGTCGGACCAAGTGGGACATCATCAAGCGGTGCAAGTCACTCGTGGCCGTCAACCAGTCCTTCCAGGGCTCGGATAGGGATGCACGCAAGAGGGAGATCGCCCGCATGGCTGGCCTGCGTGGTCGCGAGAAGCAACGACTGCACCGCACGCTcaaggagctggccaagatTCAAGTCGACGTAGTCGACAGAGGTGCCGAGTGGCTTGATGTTCGCACGCTGCAGCCGGACAGACTGGCGCGTCAGATGACGGACAGTGGTTGGGGCTGGGGCGAGCATtcggtcggcgacgacatcgacccGTCCGAGTGGGAGGACGTCCCGCTGGCGAGGCAGGTCAGacgactggcggcggccgccctgATGAACCGACACGAGTATCGGGTCCCGCGAGTGCGCGTCGTGCTGACCAACATTAGTCGTCGGACGAGcaacgacgtcgacgcgtTCTTGGGCCAGCTGTCGAGAATCGACCCTGCGGTCCAGGTCGTCTTCGAGGACCAGGACGGCGACTTCCTGCAGCAACCTTCCCCGCCGCTCACAGAGGCCATCAAGAGTCTCCTGGGCAGTGAGCTGGACGGCCTCACGCAAACGCTGAACCTGGACCATACGGTACTGGTTGACCTCATCTCCGACATTACACACCTTCGCCTCCAGCCCCAGCCGTGGCAGGAGGAGACGACCCGGACGCAGATTGTAGAGGAGAACCAAAGCGAGGGAGGTGTCATGGCGCGGACGCTGTATCCCATACTCGACGGTAGGACCCTGGTGTGCaccaaggaggcggccgagcaCTTTCACGAGGTCCTCAAAACAGTCGGGACGAGCACCGAACGcgagcgcgggcggctgctcgtgccctttgacgacgagacgCGGCTCATGTCGGACGCGGCTCATGTCGGACGCGGCAATTCGCTCACGGTTCGAGCAACTATCTATACACCGGCTCCCGGCCACGGTGCAGATGCCCGTCCGTGTCCTCGAGCAAGACTGGGACTGGCCCTTGATGGAgcgcgccgtctccgaggGCCGACTGCCGCCCGTGGCACTCGACGTGGCGCGTTGCGCGAGCTTCAAGAGCTCCAAGCTGTCCACGTACATGCATGGGTGGGCGACGGACGAGGTGACGGTGACATCGAACAAGGAGGTGCGCGGGCAGATTTGCACCTGGGTGGAAGCGAATCGGCGGGACGAGAGCGACTACGGGCCGCGCATTTGGAGAGTCGATGCCACGAGGAATCTGCTCGCCAAGAGCGCGACCCCACGgggcgccacgccgcccgaaCATGA
- a CDS encoding uncharacterized protein (COG:S~EggNog:ENOG503P8X3~SECRETED:SignalP(1-18~SECRETED:cutsite=VAA-HP~SECRETED:prob=0.5480)) gives MKVSTTAIFLATALGVAAHPSGAAHQHQHLHKRLDFVKAGKPAPAPVKAEVQPTIVAPPPAATSTQAAQSSAGGSGGSGAGVKQYTPFCGGGKRATVEQIAYKGNVGGTGSQYGCNMMLVSLDIMDKYDYRNTFVETQGKDQKCACWNKIGPEGLINGFFANANPNALKFDLPANSKQGVVFDKNSQGACACGVGELTSTKNGMFGGTWFEFDFGNESNNEWSGGDASCLTAFDEKSPITAMTVSGGPCDGSSHTESIVNSDGTGSNAFLGGMNKMDGIGFNIPRTSGPICFKIKV, from the coding sequence ATGAAGGTCTCTACCAccgccatcttcctcgcgaccgccctcggcgtcgctgcccacCCCAGCGGTGCCGCtcaccagcatcagcaccTGCACAAGCGCCTCGActtcgtcaaggccggcaagcccgcacccgcccccgtcaaggccgaggtccAGCCCACGATTgtcgctcctcctcctgccgcCACCTCTACCCAGGCCGCCCAGTCCAGCGctggcggctccggcggctccggcgccggcgtcaagcAGTACACTCCcttctgcggcggcggcaagcgcGCCACTGTCGAGCAGATTGCCTACAAGGGCAACGTTGGCGGCACTGGCTCTCAGTACGGCTGCAACATGATGCTCGTCTCCCTCGACATCATGGACAAGTACGACTACCGCAACACCTTTGTGGAGACCCAGGGCAAGGATCAGAAGTGCGCCTGCTGGAACAAGATCGGCCCCGAGGGCCTCATTAACGGCTTCTTCGCCAACGCCAACCCCAACGCCCTCAAGTTCGACCTCCCCGCCAACAGCAAGCAGGGGGTTGTCTTCGACAAGAACAGCCAGGGCGCCTGCGcttgcggcgtcggcgagctcacATCGACCAAGAATGGCATGTTTGGCGGCACCTGGTTCGAGTTTGACTTCGGCAACGAGTCCAACAACGAGTGgtctggcggcgatgcctcGTGCCTCACCGCCTTTGACGAAAAGTCGCCAATTACCGCCATGACGGTCTCGGGCGGTCCCTGCGACGGCTCTAGCCACACGGAGTCCATCGTCAACTCGGACGGCACGGGCTCCAACGCtttcctcggcggcatgaACAAGATGGACGGTATCGGCTTCAACATCCCCAGGACGTCGGGCCCCATTTGCTTCAAGATCAAGGTCTAA